Genomic window (Granulicella arctica):
CAGGATGCCTTTCAGTTGCGACTGCATGTCTTGCTTTAGGTACGGCGCTTTTTCCTGGTCGAGAAGTCCGCGCAGGATCTGTTCTGCGGCGAGGCAATCTGCAATACTGCGCTTTGGATCGCCTGTGCGTGATCGTGTCTCGGCACGGGTGATGTAGGCGTTGGCGGCGGCCAGAGAGCCGGGGTAGGCATCGGCTATGGTCGTGACCGCGTCTTCGCCGATGGCTGCGGCTTCTTTCTTTTTATCTTCTGCGAGGAGCGTCATGGCTACGTCGTTGAAGGCGACGGCGTGAGCGACCATGTGTCCGGTCGGCGTGAAGCGAGCGGCGATGGAGAGGGCCTGCTGGCAGACTCCGAGGGCAGTGGGATCCTTGGCTCGCTCAAGGGTCTCGCACCGCTCGTGGACGGGTTCGAAGTCCTTCTGTACGAGGTCGTCGGGGGAGGGTGGGGCTTCGTGGAGCGAGAAGTCGACCTTGGTGTTGATGACCGCCGGGATGGCTTTACCGGCGCGCATGAGCGGATGGTAGGCGGCCAGCCCATAGGCGTCGACTGCTGCCTGCCGTAGCTCTTCGGGGCCTGAGAGAGCCCTGACTGCCGTGACGCGGCCGGCTTCGGATACTTTTACCTCAAGCTCGACGATTCCCTGGATGTGCTTCTCTTTGGCAGCAGTCGGGTAAACGATGGTTGGCGGGGTAATGGGTTCATCGTTGACGACGGGTGCCTGGGAGGAGGCGAGAGGCGTGCTAAGGGCAAGGGCGATGAGCAGCAGACGTGCGGGCTTCAAGGTGGTTCCTCCAACTTTGGACAGGATACCGTAGACGTGTGAGTGGCGAATGAAGGCGGCGAGCGATACCCTGAGGTGTGCCCCTGTTTTGCGACGTCGCCCTGCCTGTCCCGCTCGACCAGACCTTCACCTATGCGGTGAACGGCGTGGTGCCGGTCGTTGGGGCGCGGGTGCTTGTCCCGTTCAGCGGGCAGCGGCTAATGGGCGTCGTGCTTCGGATTCACGAGGATGCCTTGCCGGAGGGGATCGAGGCTAAGCCGGTGCAGCAGGTGCTCGACGAGTCGGCACTGTTGCCGGACGAGTTGATGCGGCTGGCGGCCTGGATTGCGCAGTACTACGTTGCGCCGCTGGGTGAGGTGCTGCGAGGAATGATGCCGCTGGCGGCTGAGGTGAAGCGGCAGGTCTTCTACCGGATCGCTGAACAGGGCCGGAAGGTGCTGTATGAAGGGGCGGAGAGGGGCTCGTCGCGGCGGTCGCGGCTGACGCCGGAGGAACAGAATCGCGAGTATGCGGTGCTGAAC
Coding sequences:
- a CDS encoding energy transducer TonB, with the translated sequence MKPARLLLIALALSTPLASSQAPVVNDEPITPPTIVYPTAAKEKHIQGIVELEVKVSEAGRVTAVRALSGPEELRQAAVDAYGLAAYHPLMRAGKAIPAVINTKVDFSLHEAPPSPDDLVQKDFEPVHERCETLERAKDPTALGVCQQALSIAARFTPTGHMVAHAVAFNDVAMTLLAEDKKKEAAAIGEDAVTTIADAYPGSLAAANAYITRAETRSRTGDPKRSIADCLAAEQILRGLLDQEKAPYLKQDMQSQLKGILRLHAVELRKNYQNAKAKTLEDEADKL